A region from the Anoplolepis gracilipes chromosome 2, ASM4749672v1, whole genome shotgun sequence genome encodes:
- the LOC140676211 gene encoding dihydrolipoyllysine-residue succinyltransferase component of 2-oxoglutarate dehydrogenase complex, mitochondrial yields MAAMLSNCSRFAPRVITRSNVLQAKVARSLYSQGRTVVIHAEHMPNVKTSLCRKYKANCYWINQAKHIHSTSALWEIKEIVVPPFAESVSEGDVRWEKKLGDQVKEDDVLCEIETDKTSVPVPSPGSGVIKELFVKDGDTVKPGQKLCSIDIGAIGRAAVAPAAKEPKPAAAAPPPPPPPPPQPKAATPPSTAVPPPPPPQPAAAPIPPPAAKPPPPQAPIASMPVAAIKHAQSLESAKVQLPPTDYSREIIGTRTEQRVKMNRMRLRIADRLKEAQNTNAMLTTFNEIDMSRIIEFRKTHQESFTKKYGIKLGFMSPFVAASAYALKDQPVVNAVIDGTDIVYRDYVDISVAVATPKGLVVPVLRSVENKNYAELEIALAALGDKARKGKITVEDMDGGTFTISNGGVFGSMLGTPIINPPQSAILGMHGVFDRPIAVKGEVVIKPMMYVALTYDHRLIDGREAVLFLRKIKDAVEDPRIILAGL; encoded by the exons ATGGCCGCGATGCTGTCCAATTGTTCGCGTTTCGCGCCTCGCGTAATTACGCGAAGTAACGTGTTACAGGCCAAG GTCGCGAGATCGTTGTATAGTCAAG ggCGCACTGTAGTTATTCATGCCGAACATATGCCCAATGTCAAAACTTCATT atgtagaaaatataaggCAAACTGTTATTGGATAAATCAAGcaaaacatatacattcaaCTTCAGCATtat GGGAGATCAAGGAAATTGTAGTTCCTCCATTCGCCGAAAGTGTAAGCGAAGGCGATGTGAGGTGGGAGAAGAAACTTGGCGACCAGGTCAAGGAAGATGATGTTCTTTGCGAAATCGAGACGGACAAG ACTTCGGTTCCCGTTCCATCGCCTGGGTCTGGCGTCATAAAAGAGCTCTTCGTTAAAGATGGTGATACCGTGAAGCCAGGTCAGAAATTATGCAGCATCGACATCGGTGCAATTGGCAGAGCCGCGGTCGCACCCGCGGCAAAAGAACCGAAACCTGCTGCGGCCGCACCGccacctcctcctcctccgccGCCACAACCAAAAGCGGCAACACCTCCTAGCACGGCGGTACCTCCTCCGCCACCGCCGCAACCCGCGGCGGCACCGATTCCACCTCCTGCCGCTAAACCACCACCTCCGCAAGCACCTATCGCATCGATGCCGGTCGCTGCTATCAAACACGCGCAG TCGCTGGAAAGCGCGAAAGTTCAACTACCTCCCACCGATTATTCGCGTGAAATAATCGGCACCAGGACAGAACAACGGGTGAAGATGAACAGAATGCGTCTGCGTATCGCAGACCGTCTGAAAGAAGCGCAAAACACGAATGCTATGTTGACtacttttaatgaaattgataTGAG TCGCATTATTGAGTTTCGAAAAACGCATCAAGAATcatttacgaaaaaatacGGTATCAAACTCGGATTCATGAGTCCGTTCGTCGCAGCCAGTGCTTACGCTTTGAAAGATCAACCTGTGGTAAACGCCGTAATAGACGGCACCGATATAGTATATAGAGATTACGTAGACATTAGCGTGGCCGTCGCGACGCCCAAGGGACTCGTTGTGCCAGTGCTACGCAGTgtagagaataaaaattacgcCGAGCTCGAGATTGCCTTGGCTGCGTTAGGCGACAAAGCCAGGAAAGGAAAGATCACCGTCGAGGACATGGACGGCGGCACTTTTACTATAAGTAACGGTGGCGTTTTCGGTTCAATGTTAGGAACTCCCATCATTAATCCGCCGCAGAGTGCAATTCTCGGTATGCACGGCGTCTTTGATAGACCAATCGCCGTTAAGGGAGAG GTTGTCATTAAACCAATGATGTACGTAGCTTTGACATATGATCATCGACTGATCGATGGGCGCGAGGCTGTACTATTCTTAAGAAAGATCAAAGATGCCGTAGAAGATCCTAGGATTATCTTAGCTGGCCTTTAA
- the Rpt2 gene encoding 26S proteasome regulatory subunit 4, producing the protein MGQNQSGSGGSGGDKKDDKDKKKKYEPPIPTRVGKKKRRTKGPDAALKLPQVTPHTRCRLKLLKLERIKDYLLMEEEFIRNQERLKPQEEKNEEERSKVDDLRGTPMSVGTLEEIIDDNHAIVSTSVGSEHYVSILSFVDKDQLEPGCSVLLNHKVHAVVGVLGDDTDPMVTVMKLEKAPQETYTDIGGLDTQIQEIKESVELPLTHPEYYEEMGIKPPKGVILYGPPGTGKTLLAKAVANQTSATFLRVVGSELIQKYLGDGPKLVRELFRVAEEHAPSIVFIDEIDAVGTKRYDSNSGGEREIQRTMLELLNQLDGFDSRGDVKVVMATNRIETLDPALIRPGRIDRKIEFPLPDEKTKRRIFNIHTSRMTLAPDVNLAELIMAKDDLSGADIKAICTEAGLMALRERRMKVTSDDFKKSKESVLYRKKEGSPEGLYL; encoded by the exons ATG GGTCAAAACCAATCTGGTAGTGGTGGTAGTGGAGGAGACAAGAAGgatgataaagataaaaagaaaaaatatgaaccaCCAATTCCTACAAGAGTGggtaaaaagaaaagacgTACTAAAGGACCAGATGCAGCTCTAAAACTGCCTCAAGTGACTCCCCACACACGTTGTAGATTGAAACTTTTGAAGCTGGAACGCATAAAGGATTACCTATTGATGGAGGAGGAATTTATCAGGAATCAAGAACGCTTGAAGCcacaagaagaaaaaaatgaggaAGAAAGATCAAAGGTGGATGATCTTCGTGGAACACCAATGTCTGTTGGAACATTGGAAGAAATAATAGATGACAATCATGCAATAGTGTCAACCTCTGTTGGCTCCGAGCATTATGTATCCATCTTGTCATTTGTGGATAAAGATCAATTGGAGCCTGGTTGTTCTGTGTTACTAAATCATAAAGTTCATGCTGTTGTTGGTGTGTTAGGAGATGATACAGATCCTATGGTTACAGTGATGAAACTTGAAAAGGCTCCTCAAGAGACTTATACTGATATTGGGG GTCTTGATACTCAAATTCAGGAAATTAAAGAATCTGTAGAGCTACCATTAACCCATCCAGAATATTATGAGGAAATGGGTATTAAGCCTCCAAAAGGTGTAATACTTTATGGACCACCTGGAACAGGGAAGACACTGCTCGCCAAGGCTGTAGCTAATCAGACATCAGCTACATTTTTGAGAGTTGTTGGTTCTGaacttatacaaaaatatctagGTGATGGCCCAAAGCTTGTGAGAGAACTTTTCAGAGTTGCTGAAGAGCATGCCCCTTCTATTGTCTTCATAGACGAGATAGATGCAGTAGGAACAAAGAGATACGATAGCAATAGCGGCGGCGAAAGAGAGATTCAGAGAACTATGTTGGAATTGCTTAATCAACTTGATG gttTTGATAGCAGAGGCGATGTGAAAGTGGTTATGGCTACCAATAGAATAGAGACCTTAGATCCTGCTTTGATTCGACCTGGTCGtattgatagaaaaatagaattcCCTTTACCAGAtgaaaaaactaaaagaaGAATCTTCAATATTCATACAAGCAGAATGACTTTGGCACCTGATGTGAACCTTGCAGAGTTAATCATGGCAAAGGATGATCTCTCTGGTGCAGATATAAAG gCAATATGTACTGAAGCTGGTTTAATGGCTCTACGTGAACGTCGTATGAAGGTTACTAGCGACGATTTCAAGAAGTCTAAAGAAAGTGTACTGTATCGAAAGAAAGAAGGTTCTCCTgaaggattatatttataa
- the LOC140676422 gene encoding uncharacterized protein — MFEKKLVNGIVALSKEEYDDYQKSLSLKKEWCGINVSADSRMTLNVPMLIMELYRLVPYKEGRYVHFHPFNMPYIKVRKIELVGVVTNVKHNVNNLFLTIEDGTGVVEINYKLEQYQFLLKQRQEIDEKYRNQAGNLRTTKIIENCPKKFPKTRPRFTYPCNTSLQDIAILENKWWSETDNGLLGKEIQPFDHVYVTGYPCLDTKFQKIPEEITTEFIEHARLTVFAISVTCISEETYNKKLSMWISNTICQRYKKVEKKVYIAKK; from the exons atgtttgaaaaaaaattagtaaatggCATTGTTGCCTTGAGTAAGGAGGAATATGATGATTATCAAAAGTCCCtttcattgaaaaaagaaTGGTGTGGTATTAATGTCAGTGCTG ATTCACGAATGACATTAAATGTACCAATGCTCATTATGGAGCTATATCGATTAGTACCTTATAAGGAAGGACGTTATGTACATTTTCACCCATTCAATATGCCTTATATTAAAGTACGTAAAATTGAGCTAGTTGGAGTTGTTACAAATGTTAAGCACAATGTCAATAATTTGTTTCTAACAA TTGAGGATGGAACAGGAGTGGTGgagattaattacaaattggAACAATATCAGTTTCTATTGAAACAACGACAAGAGATTGATGAAAAGTATAGGAATCAAGCTGGAAATTTaagaacaacaaaaataatcgaaaattgtccaaaaaaatttcctaagaCACGTCCACGGTTTACCTATCCATGTAATACATCCTTACAAGATATAGCT atctTGGAAAACAAGTGGTGGTCGGAAACAGACAATGGACTATTGGGTAAAGAAATCCAACCTTTTGATCATGTTTATGTCACTGGATATCCTTGTCTtgatacaaaatttcaaaagataCCAGAAGAAATTACGACAGAATTTATTGAACATGCAAGACTGACTGTGTTTGCAATATCTGTCACATGTATTTCTGAGGAgacttacaataaaaaattatctatgtGGATAAGTAATACTATTTGTCAAAGATACAAAAaggtagaaaaaaaagtttacattgcaaaaaaataa
- the LOC140676213 gene encoding uncharacterized protein isoform X2 gives MENVIKTTEHDSYLTEDDDSLHVASKCWERITDIAIKTGYREGIQDGADSVLQEGFDIGYKDGFETAFKLGKCKSLATILSPTLKHPADVAAVLDKTRRGACWICSVEQKTNNTYKDIKFSKILSNQRKHSATVINRLHEYFETNLK, from the exons atggaaaatgtaataaaaacgaCGGAACACGATTCATATTTGACAGAGGATGACGATTCTTTACACGTTGCTTCAAAGTGTTGGGAACGCATTACGGATATTGCTATCAAG acTGGCTATAGGGAAGGAATACAGGACGGAGCGGACTCTGTGCTACAAGAAGGATTTGATATAGGTTATAAAGATGGTTTTGAGACAGCTTTTAAATTGGGAAAATGCAAAAGTCTGGCTACTATTTTATCACCTACTTTAAAACATCCTGCGGATGTAGCTGCTGTTCTCGATAAAACTAGACGAGGTGCATGTTGGATATGCAGTGTGGAACAAAAAACTAACAATACatacaaagatattaaattttctaaaattctaaGTAATCAGAGAAAACACTCTGCAACAGTAATAAATAGGCTACACGAATATTTTGAAACCAATCTTAAATAA
- the LOC140663022 gene encoding condensin complex subunit 2-like, whose translation MESRKSVINKRLETVVQQSSPTSSSPLRRKSVSFQNPPSTVLSVNDDEAERIARRREIFTSTPLSSNITFTNKRHSLGLGFLANIPAPQMVESISQCIKLNAENKINIKNAFSLEMIDFMTYMIKKQDANMSNLQVASTSLDVSTKIYGLRVDGVHTDIFKIAGGLEQAVDDTERNAEDHREDAEDAEANVTVQKKKRKKKAKQKIFNTVEALRGNIEIQKPMSMMIGQGDSQTSDMLYQVTLPHHANSGFYLHLYNDVLVDVVEDKSGSQNSPDTKYSTPIIDDFSNLEICMSYSNFEFLDWSVEDEPEENMAEEAEHNDESNHFHFDLDASVEPDDNSSMPEPMNFFDLKHDNNVQGCYQGVANRRSENVLDVRNVPTSATLPNTSEYSFLQPNMNLHWAGPFHWKFRNFARPSTDTGSKVTHCMQAPLRKRRQIELAYDENSDVIDAKFALSLSNKLQAKTAKTEWNTEDLMLPEDVHYDIAQMMKLYLNPRLILKSQNDEKGNDNNAVTAVDVSDNERYDYNNPNDTLEYCPDTNNGDDYEEGGRDFEDDAIGLGNQNFIGDNLVAAPKLANKISIAYCLKAKKIDMRQLKKTIWKLCTNDNVDLININEEENTHIEANTNMKENKQFSDIYKMLPKLLTKTNVEALSVPIAFISLLHLANEKTLKIHSLPDMSDIIVGAD comes from the coding sequence atGGAGTCTCGCAAATCTGTAATAAACAAGAGGCTGGAGACTGTGGTGCAGCAAAGTTCACCTACTTCTTCATCACCGTTGCGAAGGAAGTCTGTTTCCTTTCAAAATCCACCATCGACTGTTCTCTCAGTAAATGACGATGAAGCGGAACGTATTGCTCGTCGACGGGAGATTTTTACATCAACGCCATTATCATCTAATATTACCTTCACTAACAAAAGACACTCTCTTGGTCTGGGATTTTTAGCGAATATCCCGGCCCCTCAGATGGTCGAGAGCATAAGTCAATGCATAAAACTGAACGCCGAGAACAAGATCAACATTAAAAATGCGTTTAGTTTAGAAATGATCGATTTTATgacatatatgataaaaaagcaaGACGCCAATATGTCGAATCTGCAAGTGGCTAGCACATCTCTGGATGTGAGCACCAAAATCTACGGACTCCGTGTAGATGGCGTACAtactgatatatttaaaatagcggGTGGATTGGAACAAGCGGTCGACGATACGGAGCGAAATGCGGAGGATCATAGAGAAGACGCAGAAGACGCGGAAGCGAACGTAACAGtacaaaagaagaaaaggaaaaagaaagccaagcaaaagatttttaatactgTAGAGGCTTTAAGAGGTAATATCGAAATCCAAAAACCTATGTCGATGATGATAGGCCAAGGAGATTCGCAAACCAGCGACATGCTGTATCAAGTGACGCTACCGCATCATGCAAATTCCGGTTTTTATCTGCATCTTTATAATGATGTGCTCGTTGACGTTGTAGAGGATAAATCTGGATCACAAAACAGTCCAGATACCAAATACAGTACACCGATAATTGATGATTTCTCGAATTTGGAGATCTGCATGTCATATTCGAACTTCGAGTTTCTTGACTGGTCTGTGGAAGATGAACCGGAAGAGAACATGGCCGAAGAAGCCGAACATAATGATGAGAGTAATCATTTCCATTTCGATCTGGATGCGAGCGTGGAACCTGATGACAATAGCTCAATGCCTGAACCGATGAATTTCTTTGACTTAAAGCACGACAATAATGTTCAAGGATGTTACCAGGGAGTAGCGAACCGACGTAGCGAGAATGTTTTGGACGTGCGCAATGTTCCGACGTCAGCGACGCTGCCGAATACATCTGAATATTCCTTTCTTCAGCCGAATATGAATTTGCATTGGGCCGGGCCATTTCATTggaaatttcgaaatttcgCAAGACCTTCCACTGACACCGGTAGTAAGGTGACACATTGTATGCAAGCTCCGCTGCGAAAAAGAAGACAAATCGAGCTGGCGTATGACGAGAATAGCGATGTGATTGATGCAAAATTCGCGCTGAGCCTGTCCAATAAATTACAAGCCAAGACTGCGAAAACGGAATGGAATACAGAGGACTTAATGTTACCGGAAGATGTACATTATGATATTGCGCAAATGATGAAGCTGTACCTGAATCCAAGACTGATTTTAAAGTCGCAAAACGATGAAAAAGGGAATGATAATAATGCGGTGACCGCCGTGGACGTGTCAGACAACGAGAGATACGATTATAACAATCCAAACGACACGTTAGAATATTGTCCTGATACGAATAATGGTGATGATTATGAAGAAGGAGGTAGGGACTTTGAAGATGATGCTATTGGGTTAGGTAACCAAAACTTTATCGGTGACAATCTGGTTGCCGCGCCAAAACTAGCTAATAAAATATCCATTGCCTACTGCTTGAAGGCGAAGAAGATCGACATGCgacaattgaaaaaaactaTATGGAAATTGTGTACGAATGATAAtgttgatttaataaatattaacgaaGAAGAGAACACACACATCGAAGCGAATACGAATATGAAGGAGAATAAGCAGTTTAGcgatatttacaaaatgttaccaaaattattaacgaaaACCAATGTCGAGGCATTGAGCGTGCCAATTGCTTTTATATCCCTGTTACAT
- the LOC140676213 gene encoding uncharacterized protein isoform X1, whose amino-acid sequence MLIIYKFVSGKESDFTTQLYKMENVIKTTEHDSYLTEDDDSLHVASKCWERITDIAIKTGYREGIQDGADSVLQEGFDIGYKDGFETAFKLGKCKSLATILSPTLKHPADVAAVLDKTRRGACWICSVEQKTNNTYKDIKFSKILSNQRKHSATVINRLHEYFETNLK is encoded by the exons ATGCTgataatctataaat ttgttTCAGGAAAAGAGAGTGATTTTACAACACAATTGTACAAAatggaaaatgtaataaaaacgaCGGAACACGATTCATATTTGACAGAGGATGACGATTCTTTACACGTTGCTTCAAAGTGTTGGGAACGCATTACGGATATTGCTATCAAG acTGGCTATAGGGAAGGAATACAGGACGGAGCGGACTCTGTGCTACAAGAAGGATTTGATATAGGTTATAAAGATGGTTTTGAGACAGCTTTTAAATTGGGAAAATGCAAAAGTCTGGCTACTATTTTATCACCTACTTTAAAACATCCTGCGGATGTAGCTGCTGTTCTCGATAAAACTAGACGAGGTGCATGTTGGATATGCAGTGTGGAACAAAAAACTAACAATACatacaaagatattaaattttctaaaattctaaGTAATCAGAGAAAACACTCTGCAACAGTAATAAATAGGCTACACGAATATTTTGAAACCAATCTTAAATAA